CAGTTACTGAAGCTAGAGCTCGGGTTGGACAAATAAAATTATCTGCCGATCAATTAAGTGACCCCCAAGCTTTTCAAAAGTTTCAACAAGCTCAAGATAATCTGGGTAATGCTATTTCGCGGTTGTTAGTAGTTTCTGAAAATTATCCCCAATTAAAAGCAAACGAAAATTTCTTAACCTTACAAGCTCAACTGGAAGGAACTGAAAATAGAATAACAGTAGAAAGACAAAAATTTAACCAAGTCGTACAGTCCTATAACACTGCTATTAAAAAGTTCCCAGCTAATTTTATTGCAAATATGACTGGCTTCAGGGAAAAACAATATTTTAAAGCTCAAGAAGGTGCTGAACAAGCACCTAAAGTACAATTTTGAATTCAGAATTCAGAATGCAGAATAAAGGAGTGAAATTGTTTAGAAAATTTTTATTGAGTTGCTTTATCCCATTGTTTCTGTACGCTCAACCAGAGATACCACAGTTGAAGTATTATGCAAATGATTTTACTGGTACATTGTCAAATTCTCAATTATACGATTTGAATTCATTATTAAAATCTTTTGACGATTCAACCTCTACTCAAATTGTATTTCTTATGATACCAACCTTAAACGGTTACCCTATTGAAGATTATACTTATAAAGTTGCGTCAGAAAATAAAATTGGAACTGAAAAAAATAATAATGGTGTGCTTTTTTTTGTCGCTAAAAATGATAGAAAGATGAGAATTGAAGTTGGATATGGTTTAGAAGCTGTATTACCTGATGCTCTTGCAAGTTCAATTTTAAGAAATGAAGTTAGACCTTACTTTATTAACGATGATTATTATGATGGGATTAAAGCAGGGTTAAAAACTATTATAGATGCGACTAAGGGTGAATACAAAAACAGTAAAAAGAACGAAGATGAAAAAATAGGTTTTCCATTTATTTACTTAATTTTGTTCTTGATAATTTTTTTGTTATCTGGAAGGAGAGGCGGCGGATTAGGCACCTGGCTGCTATTAGGTTCTATCTTAGGTAGTAGTGGTAGAAGAGGTGGTGGTGGATTTGGAGGCGGAGGATTTGGTGGATTTTCTGGAGGTGGCGGTTCTTTTGGTGGCGGCGGCGCAAGCGGAAGTTGGTAAAAAAAGATTACTT
This genomic interval from Melioribacteraceae bacterium 4301-Me contains the following:
- a CDS encoding LemA family protein, giving the protein MKNKGLLIGCSVGAFILIIIGIFVIWGISTYNKLVSLNEGVNQAWGQVENVYQRRADLIPNLVATVKGVANFEKETYTAVTEARARVGQIKLSADQLSDPQAFQKFQQAQDNLGNAISRLLVVSENYPQLKANENFLTLQAQLEGTENRITVERQKFNQVVQSYNTAIKKFPANFIANMTGFREKQYFKAQEGAEQAPKVQF
- a CDS encoding YgcG family protein codes for the protein MFRKFLLSCFIPLFLYAQPEIPQLKYYANDFTGTLSNSQLYDLNSLLKSFDDSTSTQIVFLMIPTLNGYPIEDYTYKVASENKIGTEKNNNGVLFFVAKNDRKMRIEVGYGLEAVLPDALASSILRNEVRPYFINDDYYDGIKAGLKTIIDATKGEYKNSKKNEDEKIGFPFIYLILFLIIFLLSGRRGGGLGTWLLLGSILGSSGRRGGGGFGGGGFGGFSGGGGSFGGGGASGSW